A section of the Bacillus carboniphilus genome encodes:
- a CDS encoding YuzL family protein codes for MKRAKKDPSKIGMSSPNVEGQGTTTSETGSKKMDSARKQQRRT; via the coding sequence ATGAAACGAGCCAAAAAAGACCCATCTAAAATTGGGATGAGTTCACCTAATGTCGAGGGGCAAGGTACGACAACCTCTGAGACAGGTAGTAAGAAAATGGACTCTGCGAGAAAGCAGCAAAGACGAACGTAA